The Haloplanus sp. GDY1 genomic sequence GGGTCGGGCCGAGGGTTGGGTGGAGCCCCGTATAGCTTCTTGGGTCACGCTATCACGAGCGGGAACGCCGCCGGGTCAGTCGGCCGGTTCCGCGGCCGCCGTCCCCGACCCCGCGGCGTCGAGCACCTCTCGACTCGACAGGAGGATGAGGCCGAATCCGACCTTCGCGACCAGGTCGAGCACCATGAATCCCGCCGTCTCGACGTACAGCGAGACCACCTGTAACCCCTCGGTGCCGACGATCCACCACACGGGGTAGATCAGCCAGACGACGACGATCAGCGTCCGGAGCGTGCCGAACGTCGACGCCGCCGGCCCCGAGAGGCGGCTGGCCCTCTCGTCGAGCGAGCCGTACAGCATGTAGAGGAGCACGAGCAGGAAGCCCGTCGAGACGCCCCACCAGATCAGCCGGCGCGCCCCCGCGGTGAGAACGCCCGGCCCCGCCGACAGCGTCGCGACGGCGCCAGTCCCGATCATCAGCATGTCGAGGCCGACCAGCGCCGAGAGCTGGTTCCGGTCCGCCCCGGCCAGCAAGCCGAGGTCGATCAGCAGGAGCGGCGTCGTGAAGAACCAGTCCGTGTACCGCGCCCAGTAGATGGGCACCTCCTCGCCACCCAGCTGGATCGTCGTCAACCCGAAGCCCAGCGCCATGGCGAGGTAGTTCACGAACGCGATGGCGGTGATGAAGACGGTGACGATGTAGAACTCCTGTCGCCGTCGGTCCGTTTCGCCCCAGCCCCTGGCGATGAAGTACAGCATCCCCAGGAACATGCCGAGCGTGCCGATCCAGAGCCAGATTCCTTCGCTACCGGGTTGTGGCATGATGCACCCGAAATCGGGGGGCGATCGGTGTAAGCGTCGTCCACAACTAGTTTGGCCGCTCGTCGAGGAGCGCGCCGAACACCTTCCGCTGGGCCGCCCGCAGGTGTTCGTGGAACGTCGACCGGCAGACGCCCATGCCCGCCGCGAGTTCGTCGCCGGTCGTCTCGTGGGGCCACTCGAAGAAGCCGCCGCTGTACGCACGCACCAGCGCCGCGTACTGCCGCTCCGTCAGATCCTCACGCAGGCGCGCGACGAACGCCTGCCGCGGTTCGTCCCGCTCCTCGCGGTGGCTGTACCCGACCAGGTCCGCGTCCGCGAACCGCTCGGTGAGCGCCTCGGCCAGCGACCGCGCGAGGGACTCGCGGGCCACCCCGACGGTGATCCGCGCGGTGCCGTCGGCGACGACCAGGTCGCGGAGATCGGCCCCGTGGTCCGCGAGGAGCGTCCACAGCTCCGCCCCGGCGACCGACAGCTCGATCAGACAGCCCGTTTCCCCCTCGGTGAGCACCGCGTGTACCTCGACTTCCGTCGTCGCGGCCGCCTCGCGCACCGCCGCCCCCGTCGCGTCCGACAGTTCGAACAGGCTGGCCGGCCGGTCGCGGTCCGCGACGCTCCCGGCGTACGCCAGCCGGCAGTCCAGCCGCTCGGCCAGGTCGACCAGCGGGTGGTTCACGACCGTGAACCGGAGTTCGATCACCGCCGTCCCCCGGAGCGTCAGCCGGCTCTCCAAGGTGTTGATGCCCGTGGCGACGGTCCGGCCGAGCGCGGTCAGCACGGCACGCTCGTGGTCGTCGAACTCGGAGTTGGTCCGGGCGTAGACACAGAAGGCGCCGTAGGTCGCGTCGCCGTACTGGAGCGGGACCCCGACCGCGGCCGCCGGTCCCCCGACCGTGTCGAGCGCCCGGATCCGGACGCCGCCGCCGGCGACGGCGGCCGCCACCGCGTCGGTGGCGACGCCCCCGAGGTCCGCGGCCCCCTGGGCGCCGTGGTCCCCGTCGACCGGGACCCGGTCGGGAACGGCGTCGTCGGCCACGCCCGCGACGTCCCCGGGGACGACCGCCTCGTCCGCGGGATCGTAGGGGCCGATCCAGGCCCCGTCGTAGGTCGTGGCCAGCCCCTCGACGACGGCCCGTTCGAGTTGCTCCCGGGAGCGCGCCTCGGCCACCGCGCCGGTCACGTCGGCGACGACGCCGTCGAGACGCTCGAGCAGGAGTTCCTGTGCGGCCCGCTCCCGTTCGATCCGCGCGGCCCGTCTGGCGGCGGCCCGCTCCGCGCGCTTGCGCCGGGTCACGTCCTGCTGGAACCCGACGTAGTGGGTCACCTCGCCCGCCTCGTCGCGGAGCGGCGCGATGGTCACCTCGTTCCAGAACAGCTCCCCGTCGCGTCGGTAGTTGCGAAGCTCCACGGTCGTCGCCTCGTCGCTCTCGATCGCCGCGCGCATGCGGGCGACCGGGGCGTCCCTCGTCGCCTCGCCCTGCAGGAACCGACAGTTCCGCCCGACGGCGTACGCCGGCGGGTAGCCCGTGATGCGCTCGAAGGCCGCGTTCGCGTACACCAGCGGCATGTCCGGCCGCGACGCGTCGGCGACGGTGATCCCGACCGGTGCCTCGTCCATCGCCCGGGTCTTCAACGACTCGTCGACCCCGTCGGTGCTCGCCGACGTCACCGTCCCTTCCCCTCCGGAGCGCACTCCCCCGGTCATGCGCTCCCACAGGACGTAGCGCACAAATGGGTTTGGACGGGCGTCGTCGCGGTGTCGATACGTCAACAAAATCCGGCGGTCCGGGCGGCCCCCGGAACCGGTAGGGGAGTCAGTCCGCCGTGACCTCTTCTTCCGCGTCCTCGGCCGCGTCCTCGTAGTACTGCTCGATGAGGTCTTCGTCGATCCGGTTGAGTTCCTCCTTCGGGAGGTTCGAGAGGAGGTCCCAGCCGATGTTCAGGGTCTCGTCGATGTCGCGGTTCGTGTCGAAGCCCTGGTCGACGAACTCGCTCTCGAAGTCGTCGGCGAAGTCGAGGTACTTGTTGTCACGATCCGACAGCGCCTCGCGGCCGACGATGTTCACCAGGTCGCGCAGGTCCTCGCCCTCCGCGTACGCGGCGTACATCTGGTCGGAGACGTCGGCGTGGTCGGCGCGGGTGAGGCCCTCGCCGATCCCGTCGTCCATGAGGCGGGAGAGCGAGGGGAGCACGTTGACCGGGGGCTGGACGCCCTGACTGTTGAGGTCGCGGTCGACGTAGATCTGCCCCTCCGTGATGTAGCCCGTCAGGTCGGGGATCGGGTGGGTGTCGTCGTCGCCGGGCATCGTCAGGATCGGGATCTGCGTGACCGACCCCTCGCGCCCTTCGATCCGGCCGGCGCGTTCGTACAGCTGCGCCAGGTCGGTGTACATGTAGCCGGGGTAGCCACGGCGGCCCGGCACCTCCTCGCGGGCGGCACCGATCTCTCGGAGCGCCTCACAGTAGTTGGTCATGTCCGTCAGGATCACCAGCACGTGGTAATCCTTGTCGAACGCGAGATACTCGGCGGTCGTCAGGGCCATCCGCGGCGTGACCGTCCGCTCGACGGCGGGGTCGTCCGCGAGGTTCATGAAGACGACCGAGCGCTCCAGCGCGCCGGTGCGCTCGAAGTCGTCCATGAACTCGTTTGCCTCCTCGGCGGTGATGCCCATGGCGCCGAAGATGACGGCGAACTCGGAGCCTTCGCCGCCCTCCTCCTCCTCGGGCACGCTCGCCTGTCGCGCGATCTGGAGCGCGAGTTCGTTGTGCGGCAGCCCCGAACCGGAGAAGATGGGGAGCTTCTGCCCGCGGACGAGGGTGTTCATGCCGTCGATGGCGGAGACGCCGGTCTGGATGAACTCCTCGGGGTACTCCCGGGCGTAGGGGTTGATCGCCGCGCCGACGATGTCGCGGCGCTCCTCGGGTTCGATGGCCGGGCCGCCGTCGATCGGTTCGCCCGACCCCGAGAGCACGCGACCGAGGAGGTCCTCGGTCAGCTTCATCTTCAGCGTCTCGCCCTGGAACCGGACGAACGCGTTCTTGTCGATGCCCGAGGTCCCCTCGAACACCTGGATGGCGACGAGGCCGTCCTCGGATTCGAGCACCTGTCCGCGGCGGATCTCGCCATCGGCGGTCTCGATTTCGACCATCTCGTCGTAGCCGATGGGTTTGTCGACCTCGGCGAACACCA encodes the following:
- a CDS encoding ATP synthase subunit B: MKEYKTITEISGPLVFAEVDKPIGYDEMVEIETADGEIRRGQVLESEDGLVAIQVFEGTSGIDKNAFVRFQGETLKMKLTEDLLGRVLSGSGEPIDGGPAIEPEERRDIVGAAINPYAREYPEEFIQTGVSAIDGMNTLVRGQKLPIFSGSGLPHNELALQIARQASVPEEEEGGEGSEFAVIFGAMGITAEEANEFMDDFERTGALERSVVFMNLADDPAVERTVTPRMALTTAEYLAFDKDYHVLVILTDMTNYCEALREIGAAREEVPGRRGYPGYMYTDLAQLYERAGRIEGREGSVTQIPILTMPGDDDTHPIPDLTGYITEGQIYVDRDLNSQGVQPPVNVLPSLSRLMDDGIGEGLTRADHADVSDQMYAAYAEGEDLRDLVNIVGREALSDRDNKYLDFADDFESEFVDQGFDTNRDIDETLNIGWDLLSNLPKEELNRIDEDLIEQYYEDAAEDAEEEVTAD
- a CDS encoding bacterio-opsin activator domain-containing protein, producing MTGGVRSGGEGTVTSASTDGVDESLKTRAMDEAPVGITVADASRPDMPLVYANAAFERITGYPPAYAVGRNCRFLQGEATRDAPVARMRAAIESDEATTVELRNYRRDGELFWNEVTIAPLRDEAGEVTHYVGFQQDVTRRKRAERAAARRAARIERERAAQELLLERLDGVVADVTGAVAEARSREQLERAVVEGLATTYDGAWIGPYDPADEAVVPGDVAGVADDAVPDRVPVDGDHGAQGAADLGGVATDAVAAAVAGGGVRIRALDTVGGPAAAVGVPLQYGDATYGAFCVYARTNSEFDDHERAVLTALGRTVATGINTLESRLTLRGTAVIELRFTVVNHPLVDLAERLDCRLAYAGSVADRDRPASLFELSDATGAAVREAAATTEVEVHAVLTEGETGCLIELSVAGAELWTLLADHGADLRDLVVADGTARITVGVARESLARSLAEALTERFADADLVGYSHREERDEPRQAFVARLREDLTERQYAALVRAYSGGFFEWPHETTGDELAAGMGVCRSTFHEHLRAAQRKVFGALLDERPN
- a CDS encoding bacteriorhodopsin, with amino-acid sequence MPQPGSEGIWLWIGTLGMFLGMLYFIARGWGETDRRRQEFYIVTVFITAIAFVNYLAMALGFGLTTIQLGGEEVPIYWARYTDWFFTTPLLLIDLGLLAGADRNQLSALVGLDMLMIGTGAVATLSAGPGVLTAGARRLIWWGVSTGFLLVLLYMLYGSLDERASRLSGPAASTFGTLRTLIVVVWLIYPVWWIVGTEGLQVVSLYVETAGFMVLDLVAKVGFGLILLSSREVLDAAGSGTAAAEPAD